From Rhodococcus sp. B7740, one genomic window encodes:
- a CDS encoding serine hydrolase, whose product MTTRTVTRLVGVVVAATLTLAACGGTAAAPVPTTTVPDFAVDTSTPVGALNERILRWINAEEAPDPAEVDAVTGPELAEAVAPLGGLAGPLEQLRAGAPNVAMGFEAGPDSGVLRFTTAGIPATITTSIDADGKLDGFLARPDLPTISSFDDLDAALSKVAPNYSYSASRLNGGDCESIYSTDADSVLPLGSVFKLYVLGALTDEIEAGTVRWDEQLTVRDATKSAPSGELQNLPDGTKVSVRDAAEKMISLSDNTATDLLMDRLGRDRVERQLSVMGHHDPSVMTPMMDTRQFFVIGFGDPNMRAEWSAADPDTRAELLAQADARPLEIDFENFLDNPASADGVEWFANAQDVCAAMGYLATSESAEENRRILAITPGVQLDAALWPYSGFKGGSAPGDLAGAFLATDSSGQDWIVTEQFRADDAIDPIPSSYAFLVAQQAFALLK is encoded by the coding sequence ATGACGACGCGGACCGTGACGAGACTCGTGGGGGTGGTCGTGGCCGCAACGCTGACGCTTGCCGCCTGCGGGGGCACGGCCGCAGCGCCCGTGCCCACCACGACCGTTCCGGACTTCGCCGTCGACACCTCCACCCCCGTCGGTGCCCTCAACGAACGCATCCTGCGATGGATCAACGCCGAGGAGGCACCCGACCCCGCCGAGGTCGACGCCGTCACCGGACCCGAGCTGGCCGAGGCTGTCGCTCCGCTGGGTGGTCTCGCCGGGCCACTCGAACAGCTGCGCGCAGGCGCTCCGAACGTGGCCATGGGGTTCGAGGCCGGTCCCGATTCCGGCGTTCTGCGTTTCACCACCGCAGGCATCCCGGCCACGATCACGACGTCGATCGATGCGGACGGCAAGCTCGACGGCTTCCTGGCCCGGCCGGACCTTCCGACGATCTCGTCGTTCGACGATCTCGACGCGGCACTGTCGAAGGTGGCTCCGAACTACTCCTACAGCGCGTCACGGCTCAACGGCGGCGACTGCGAGTCGATCTACTCCACCGATGCGGACTCGGTGCTGCCCCTCGGGTCGGTGTTCAAGCTGTACGTCCTCGGCGCTCTCACCGACGAGATCGAGGCAGGCACGGTCCGATGGGACGAGCAGCTCACCGTTCGCGACGCCACCAAGAGCGCGCCGTCCGGCGAACTGCAGAATCTGCCCGACGGCACGAAGGTGTCGGTCCGCGACGCGGCCGAGAAGATGATCTCGTTGTCCGACAACACCGCAACGGATCTGTTGATGGATCGCCTCGGCCGCGACCGGGTCGAGCGCCAGCTCTCGGTCATGGGTCATCACGATCCGTCGGTGATGACGCCGATGATGGACACTCGGCAGTTCTTCGTCATCGGGTTCGGCGATCCGAACATGCGGGCCGAGTGGTCCGCGGCCGACCCCGACACCCGGGCTGAGCTGCTGGCGCAGGCGGACGCGAGGCCGCTCGAGATCGACTTCGAGAACTTCCTGGACAACCCGGCGTCGGCCGACGGGGTCGAATGGTTCGCCAACGCGCAGGACGTCTGTGCCGCGATGGGTTACCTGGCGACGAGTGAGTCGGCCGAGGAGAACCGTCGCATCCTGGCGATCACTCCGGGGGTGCAGCTCGATGCGGCGCTGTGGCCGTATTCGGGGTTCAAGGGCGGCAGCGCTCCCGGCGATCTGGCGGGCGCGTTCCTGGCCACCGATTCCTCCGGTCAGGACTGGATCGTCACCGAGCAGTTCCGGGCCGACGACGCGATCGATCCGATCCCGTCCAGCTACGCGTTCCTCGTCGCCCAGCAGGCTTTCGCACTGCTGAAGTGA
- a CDS encoding adenosylmethionine--8-amino-7-oxononanoate transaminase: MTSEDVRRLDSDHLWHPYSRFPASATPLVVDSASGVRLTLADGRQLIDGMSSWWAAVHGYRHPVLDAAAHDQLGRMSHVMFGGLTHAPAARLAELLVDITPAGLDKVFLADSGSVSVEVAVKMALQYWRGRGENGRTRLLTWRGGYHGDTFAPMSVCDPDGGMHTLWTDVLAKQVFAPAPPVAFDADYVAEFEKILGEHASELAAIIVEPIVQGAGGMRFHDPRYLVELRRLADEYGLLLIFDEIATGFGRTGELFAADHAGVAPDIMCIGKALTGGYLTLAATLCTTEVAETVSAGEAGGLMHGPTFMGNPLACAIAVASVDLLLSRDWRAEVAALASGLAAGLAPARSLSGVADVRVLGGIGVVEMHSPVDMARATAAAVDAGVWLRPFGRLVYAMPPFICTDAEVATIAEALVAVARHHT; this comes from the coding sequence CTGACTTCCGAAGACGTCCGTCGACTCGACTCCGACCATCTCTGGCACCCCTACAGCCGGTTTCCGGCGAGTGCGACCCCGCTGGTGGTCGACAGTGCGTCGGGCGTGCGGCTGACGTTGGCCGACGGTCGGCAGCTCATCGACGGCATGAGTTCGTGGTGGGCGGCAGTGCACGGCTACCGCCATCCTGTGCTCGACGCCGCCGCGCACGATCAGCTGGGCCGGATGAGCCACGTCATGTTCGGCGGACTGACACACGCTCCGGCGGCCAGGTTGGCCGAGTTGCTGGTCGACATCACCCCCGCCGGGCTCGACAAGGTGTTCCTCGCCGATTCCGGCTCGGTCTCGGTCGAGGTCGCGGTGAAGATGGCGCTGCAGTACTGGCGTGGGCGCGGCGAGAACGGCCGCACGCGGCTGTTGACCTGGCGCGGCGGGTACCACGGAGACACCTTCGCTCCGATGAGCGTGTGCGACCCGGACGGCGGGATGCACACGCTGTGGACCGATGTTTTGGCGAAGCAGGTGTTCGCTCCGGCCCCGCCCGTGGCGTTCGACGCCGACTACGTCGCCGAATTCGAGAAGATACTCGGTGAACACGCGAGCGAACTGGCAGCGATCATCGTCGAGCCGATAGTGCAGGGCGCCGGTGGAATGCGGTTCCACGACCCGCGCTACCTCGTGGAACTACGCCGCCTGGCCGACGAGTACGGCCTCCTGCTGATCTTCGACGAGATCGCCACCGGCTTCGGCCGAACCGGGGAGTTGTTCGCAGCCGACCACGCCGGTGTCGCGCCCGACATCATGTGCATCGGCAAGGCGTTGACCGGCGGATATCTGACCCTGGCGGCCACGCTGTGCACCACCGAGGTGGCCGAGACGGTCTCGGCCGGCGAGGCCGGCGGCCTGATGCACGGGCCGACGTTCATGGGCAATCCGCTCGCGTGCGCGATCGCGGTGGCCTCGGTGGATCTGTTGCTCTCGCGTGACTGGCGCGCCGAGGTCGCGGCTCTGGCATCGGGACTGGCCGCCGGCCTCGCGCCGGCCCGGTCGCTGTCGGGAGTCGCCGATGTTCGCGTTCTCGGCGGCATCGGCGTCGTCGAGATGCACAGTCCGGTGGACATGGCACGGGCCACGGCAGCGGCCGTCGACGCGGGAGTGTGGCTGCGGCCGTTCGGGCGTCTGGTGTACGCGATGCCGCCGTTCATCTGTACCGATGCGGAGGTGGCTACCATCGCCGAAGCCCTGGTGGCGGTGGCGCGGCACCATACTTGA
- a CDS encoding 8-amino-7-oxononanoate synthase, producing the protein MTALDWLDATAHARREDGLERIVIARTAEDDILDLASNDYLGLSRHPAVIDGACAAVRRWGGGSTGSRLVTGTTTAHERLEEDLAEFVGAEAGLVFSSGYTANLGIVTALAGRDALVISDAASHASLIDACRLSRARVAVARHCDTGHVDLLLRERREQRALVVTDSVFSADGDLAPLAELYAVCRRRNAVLVVDEAHGLGVRGDGGRGAVHEAGLAGAPDLVITATLSKALGSQGGVVLGPAAVRTQVMHGARTFVFDTGLAPASVGAASAALTVLRGEPDRVHSIGIRATQLAAAAGVEPTTSAVVPVILGDAQRAVRAAADCLELGVRVGCFRPPSVPAGGSRLRLTARADLTDTDIDRAASVLAAVSNAAVVW; encoded by the coding sequence ATGACCGCTCTGGACTGGCTCGACGCCACCGCGCACGCCCGACGCGAGGACGGTCTCGAGCGCATCGTGATCGCCCGCACCGCCGAGGACGACATCCTCGATCTGGCGTCGAACGACTACCTCGGACTGTCCAGGCATCCGGCCGTCATCGACGGAGCCTGCGCCGCTGTGCGCCGATGGGGCGGCGGATCCACCGGATCGCGGCTGGTCACCGGGACGACGACCGCACACGAGCGCCTCGAGGAGGATCTCGCGGAGTTCGTCGGAGCCGAGGCCGGACTGGTGTTCTCCTCCGGTTACACCGCCAATCTCGGGATCGTGACGGCACTGGCGGGCCGAGACGCGCTGGTGATCTCCGATGCCGCGTCGCACGCCTCGCTCATCGACGCCTGCCGCCTGTCGCGGGCCCGGGTGGCCGTCGCTCGACATTGCGATACCGGCCACGTCGACCTGCTGTTGCGCGAGCGTCGCGAACAGCGGGCCCTCGTGGTGACCGATTCGGTGTTCAGCGCCGACGGCGATCTCGCGCCTCTGGCCGAGCTGTACGCGGTGTGCCGGAGACGGAACGCGGTGCTCGTCGTCGACGAGGCGCACGGATTGGGTGTACGCGGGGACGGTGGCAGGGGAGCCGTCCACGAAGCAGGCCTCGCCGGAGCGCCGGACCTGGTGATCACCGCAACGCTGTCCAAGGCCCTCGGATCGCAGGGTGGAGTGGTGCTGGGGCCTGCAGCGGTGCGCACGCAGGTGATGCACGGTGCACGCACGTTCGTGTTCGACACCGGACTCGCACCCGCCTCCGTCGGAGCGGCGTCGGCCGCGCTGACCGTCCTGCGGGGCGAACCCGACCGGGTGCACTCGATCGGTATACGTGCAACACAACTCGCCGCCGCAGCAGGCGTCGAACCGACGACATCGGCGGTCGTTCCGGTGATCCTGGGCGACGCACAGCGGGCAGTGCGCGCGGCGGCGGACTGCCTCGAGCTCGGCGTCCGCGTCGGATGCTTCCGGCCGCCGTCGGTTCCGGCCGGCGGTTCTCGACTGCGACTGACCGCGCGCGCCGATCTCACCGACACCGACATCGATCGTGCCGCGTCGGTCCTCGCGGCGGTGTCGAATGCGGCGGTTGTGTGGTGA
- the bioD gene encoding dethiobiotin synthase, producing MTVLLVTGTSTGVGKTVITAALAAAARAGGRSVAVCKPAQTGVGDGYPDEADIDVVQRLSGVRGVELARYPEPLAPDVAARRSGRPMLELDAVIGAVRELDAANDLVLVEGAGGVAVRLGAGGFTVLDVAKAMSAPIVIVAGAELGTLNHSALTVAAARAAGVDCAGLVIGSWPAAPSLAARVNLDELPLVTGVGLIACIPEEAGLLPLRAFEAVAVGAFGEFVESLLGYPA from the coding sequence GTGACGGTTCTGCTGGTGACCGGAACGTCGACCGGCGTCGGCAAGACCGTGATCACCGCGGCACTCGCGGCGGCAGCGCGGGCAGGCGGGCGGTCCGTCGCGGTGTGCAAGCCGGCGCAGACCGGCGTCGGAGACGGTTACCCTGACGAAGCCGATATCGATGTGGTGCAACGCCTTTCGGGCGTTCGGGGAGTGGAGCTGGCGCGGTATCCCGAGCCGCTGGCCCCGGACGTCGCGGCCCGCCGATCGGGTCGGCCGATGCTCGAACTCGACGCTGTGATCGGAGCCGTGCGCGAGCTCGACGCAGCCAACGACCTCGTGCTGGTCGAAGGCGCAGGGGGAGTGGCGGTGCGTTTGGGCGCAGGAGGGTTCACCGTGCTCGACGTCGCCAAGGCCATGTCTGCGCCGATCGTGATCGTGGCCGGTGCGGAGCTGGGAACGCTCAACCACAGTGCTCTGACCGTTGCGGCAGCGCGGGCGGCCGGCGTCGACTGCGCAGGTCTGGTGATCGGGTCGTGGCCCGCCGCACCGAGCCTGGCCGCGCGGGTCAACCTCGACGAGCTGCCGCTCGTGACGGGTGTCGGGCTCATCGCGTGTATCCCGGAGGAGGCGGGTCTGCTCCCGTTGCGCGCTTTCGAAGCCGTGGCGGTCGGTGCCTTCGGTGAGTTTGTCGAGTCTTTACTCGGGTACCCGGCATAG